CGATTATCTGTATAAATCGGCGATTTAATCCCCGAAGCCCAAGTAAATGGCGCACTTGGCGAAAGACTAACCGCCTTGATTTCCAACAAATCCGCTGCAATTGCTTTTGATAATGACATATTTTCCTCCTTGACTTTGACCAAATGATCAGCAACAAAAAACACTTGCCAGAAATTCTAGCAAGCGTCAAAAATACTCAAAATTATTTTGCAAAATCACTGACGAATCGTCAGCAACTTACAAAAGTGATTTTTCCTGATTTCAAACCTTGCTAGCCTCTCTGGACTATCCTAGCTTCTGCTAAGACAGGGACAAATGACCGTTGTCAGTTTGTACCCTAAATTAAAAGTTTCTTTCCCATCAGTTTAACAAAATTTACAAAATTTTGCAAGCCCCAAAAACCCAGCTCAAAGTAACTCCCCATATTTTAAGACAAAAATTTTCTTAAACACAGTGACAAGAATCATATACATCAGAACCGTTAAAACTAGCCACGGGAAAAAGGACAGCGGTAAAGCCATTAACCCCATTGAACTCCCAAAACTTGTAAATGGAATAATCGTAAGCCCAATAATTCCCATAAAAGTCAAGAAAGTCAAGGGAGTGGAAGCACGACTTTGTAAAAACGGAATTTTAGGCGTACGAATCATATGAATCACTAAAGTTTGCGTCCACATTGACTCAACAAACCAGCCCGTATGAAAGAGCGCAATAAAGCCCATATATGCTGCACTTCCAGGAACAAGAGAGTTAAATGATCCAAATGCGGCTGGACAAATCACAAAGAACATTAGGAGATAAGTTGTAATATCGAACACAGAACTTGTTGGGCCAATCCATAGCATAAATTTACTTACAGAACTCGCGTCCCATTTTCTTGGAATAACTAAATATTCTTCATCGACATTGTCCCAAGGAATAGCGGTACAAGAGAAATCATAGATTAAATTAAGTAAGAGAATATGAATAGACAGCATTGGGATAAATGGTAAAAATGCACTAGCGATTAAAACTGAGAACATATTACCAAAATTAGAACTTGCTGTCATTTTTATGTACTTAATCATGTTAGCATAAGTTTTTCTTCCTTCGATGATTCCCTTCTCCAGAACCATCAAATCTTTTTCTAACAAAATCACATCAGCTGACTCTTTGGCGATATCTACAGCACTATCTACTGAAATTCCAACGTCAGAGGATTTCATTGCTGCTGCATCATTGATCCCATCTCCCATGTAACCAACACTATTACCTGAATTTCTAAGACTTGTTACGATTCTGGCTTTTTGTTGAGGGGATAACTTGGCAAAAACAGCAGCTTCTTTAGCAACTTTTGCCAGCTCATTATCATCCATACGGTCAATATCAGAACCTAAAATTGTATTATCAACTGGAAGCCCTACTTGTTTGCAAACTGAACGAGTGACTTTATCATTATCACCCGTCAAGATTTTAACTGAAACACCATATTTATTGAGTGCTTTGATTGCCTTTGCCGTAGATTCTTTTGGAGGATCAAGAAAGGTAAGATAACCCATCAGCACCATATCAGACTCATCTTGAACCGAAAACATATCAACAGGAGAAGGATTTGTTTTTTGAGCGACTAAAATCACGCGCATTCCTTCTTCATTAAGCTCATCAACTTTTTTTAAAATGTACGCTCTGAGTTCAGGAGTTAAAGAAACAACCTTGTCCCCATCTTCAACCAAAGTACAGATGTTTAACATTTCTTCAGCAGCACCTTTAGTAATCATTTGTGTTTTTGAACTCGCTCCATGAGTATTGCTTTTTACTACTACACTCATCCGCCGTCTTTCAAAATCAAAAGGAATTTCATCAACTTTTGTATATTTACTACTCAGACCACCCAGCTCAGGATTTTTATCTTGCTTGGCTTCGGCTCCTTCGATAATTGCCAAATCCATCAGATTCTTTAAGCCCGTTTGGTAGTAACTATTCAAAAATCCATGTCTTAGTACTCGCACATCCTCTTTCCCATGAATATCTAGATGACGCATGAGCACTACTTTATCTTGTGTTAATGTTCCAGTTTTATCAGTGCAGAGAATATTCATCGAACCTAGATTTTGAATAGAATTTAGGTTCTTGATGATTGTTTTTTCTTTTGACATTGTGACTGCACCTTTTGCTAGGCAAGTTGTCACAATCATTGGTAGCATTTCTGGTGTCAAGCCAACAGCAACTGCTAAAGCAAATAATACAGCTTCCATCCAGTCACCTTTAGTAAAACCATTGATCAATAAAACAAAAGGAACCATAACTAACATAAAGCGAATAAGAACCCATGAAACTGAGTTAACGCCTTTTTCAAAAGTTGTTTGAGTTGAGTCTTCGGTTACAGTTTTTGCCATTTCACCAAAAATGGTCGCATCACCAGTAGCAATGACTACTCCATAAGCACTACCAGAAATGACATTTGAGCCCATGAAGGCAAGGTTTACTGATTCTGTGATTGAATCATTCTTTTCATCTGTTGCCCAATCTAATTTTTCGACTGGTTCACTTTCACCAGTTAAAGAGGCTTGGCTGATAAATAAATCTTTTGCTTGAATAATCCTAAGGTCAGCTGGAACCATATCTCCAGCTGATAGATGGATAATATCGCCTACGAGAACTTCTTCAATAGGAATCTCTTGACTTCCTGATTCCAAGCGATGAACATTTGTCGTCGTCGTAATCATTTTTAAAAGATTCTCAGCAGCATTTCCACTTCTTGTCTCTTGAACGAATCGCAGCATTCCTGAAATTAAAACCATAGCAGTAATGATGATGAGCCCTTGGGGATTTTTCTCCCCAGGAGCAGCTAAGATAATATCAGTAAAAGCCGAAACTAATGCTAAGACAAACAATATAACAGTAAAAGGATTGATGAATGCTTGATAAAGTCGTTTTATGAGTGATGTTTTTTTACCATGAGTAATCGTGTTATCTCCATATTGCTCACGAGCAATTTCAACCTGTTCGTCACTTAATCCTTTATTCGATGTTTTAAATTCTTGAAATAGTTCTTCTTTTGTAGACATTTTTGCAAATTCTAATCTTGCATTTATTTCATTGTTATCTACAAATGTTGTAGCTCTTTTTGTGTTTTCGAGTGTTTTTCTAAGTTTTTTCATTGGTCTGTACCTCATATTCTATAATATTTCTGCGTGTACAGTCCCAAACGTTAGGCACTTTAAAGAAGGTGATAAAAACGGAAAATTGTTCTTATCACGTTAATTATCGGGGGCCTATCAGGCTCGGGACTATTAATACTCTGGGATTCCATTTCCGTTTCCACCTCCTTTTTTAAATACAAAAAACCTTGCCTACAAAACTTGAACGTAGGCAAGGGAATAATTCCAAAAAAGATACCACTACTATAGAGCGAATCAGTTACAAGCTATCGTTCAAGCTTTAGCTCCGCAGGGCAATGTTGTTGCACTATTTCATGCCTTGTTTTTCGACATGAACTGTTGGCCCTCTCATCGTGTCTCCACGACTCTGCGGCAGCAACCCGTATCCCTGCGGTAGCCTCACCTACCGACAGTTATGCCATAGACATAACTATTTTTATTATAGCTATTATCTCTTTCTTTGTCAATCTTTATTATTTTATTGAGCCCTTGCTACCCTTCCAAATTTTCCAATTCTTCCATAGCAAGTAGCAAAGCCATTTCGATGTCCTCTTTTTCGGCACTGAGCTCGTCGATTTCTGCTTGCAGAGCGCCCAGTTTTACAAAATCTTCTGGATTTTCATGCATTTCCGCTATCAAATCAGAAATTTTTTGCTCGATTTCTGACAATTGAGTTTCGCAGGAAGCCACTTCCCGTTCTACCTTACGTCGTAATTTTTGCGCTTCCTTCTGTGCTGAAAAATCTTGTTGAGCGACCGTTTCGATCGTTTTCACCTCATTTTCAGA
The DNA window shown above is from Lactococcus sp. S-13 and carries:
- the mgtA gene encoding magnesium-translocating P-type ATPase codes for the protein MKKLRKTLENTKRATTFVDNNEINARLEFAKMSTKEELFQEFKTSNKGLSDEQVEIAREQYGDNTITHGKKTSLIKRLYQAFINPFTVILFVLALVSAFTDIILAAPGEKNPQGLIIITAMVLISGMLRFVQETRSGNAAENLLKMITTTTNVHRLESGSQEIPIEEVLVGDIIHLSAGDMVPADLRIIQAKDLFISQASLTGESEPVEKLDWATDEKNDSITESVNLAFMGSNVISGSAYGVVIATGDATIFGEMAKTVTEDSTQTTFEKGVNSVSWVLIRFMLVMVPFVLLINGFTKGDWMEAVLFALAVAVGLTPEMLPMIVTTCLAKGAVTMSKEKTIIKNLNSIQNLGSMNILCTDKTGTLTQDKVVLMRHLDIHGKEDVRVLRHGFLNSYYQTGLKNLMDLAIIEGAEAKQDKNPELGGLSSKYTKVDEIPFDFERRRMSVVVKSNTHGASSKTQMITKGAAEEMLNICTLVEDGDKVVSLTPELRAYILKKVDELNEEGMRVILVAQKTNPSPVDMFSVQDESDMVLMGYLTFLDPPKESTAKAIKALNKYGVSVKILTGDNDKVTRSVCKQVGLPVDNTILGSDIDRMDDNELAKVAKEAAVFAKLSPQQKARIVTSLRNSGNSVGYMGDGINDAAAMKSSDVGISVDSAVDIAKESADVILLEKDLMVLEKGIIEGRKTYANMIKYIKMTASSNFGNMFSVLIASAFLPFIPMLSIHILLLNLIYDFSCTAIPWDNVDEEYLVIPRKWDASSVSKFMLWIGPTSSVFDITTYLLMFFVICPAAFGSFNSLVPGSAAYMGFIALFHTGWFVESMWTQTLVIHMIRTPKIPFLQSRASTPLTFLTFMGIIGLTIIPFTSFGSSMGLMALPLSFFPWLVLTVLMYMILVTVFKKIFVLKYGELL